A single Hippopotamus amphibius kiboko isolate mHipAmp2 chromosome 5, mHipAmp2.hap2, whole genome shotgun sequence DNA region contains:
- the MRPL15 gene encoding 39S ribosomal protein L15, mitochondrial: MAGPVRVGGRQALDLLRALPRVSLANLRPNPGSRKPERRPRGRRRGRKCGRGHKGERQRGTRPRLGFEGGQTPFYLRIPKYGFNEGHSFRRQYQPLSLNRLQYLIDLGRVDPTQPIDLTQLVNGRGVTIQPSKRDYGVQLVEEGADTFKAKVNIEVQLASELAIAAIEKHGGVVTTAFYDPRSLEILCKPIPFFLRGQPIPKRMLPPEALVPYYTDARNRGYLADPAQFPEARLELARKYGYILPDITKDELFKMLSTRKDPRQIFFGLAPGWVVNIADKKIFKPMDENLLKYYSS, encoded by the exons ATGGCCGGCCCGGTGCGGGTTGGGGGGCGCCAGGCGCTGGATCTGCTGCGAGCCCTGCCCCGTGTGAGCCTGGCCAACCTGAGGCCGAACCCGGGTTCTAGGAAGCCG GAAAGACGACCAAGAGGTCGGAGAAGAGGTAGAAAATGTGGCAGGGGCCACAAGGGAGAGCGGCAGAGAGGAACCAGGCCCCGGCTGGGCTTTGAGGGAGGCCAGACTCCGTTTTACCTTCGAATCCCAAAATATGGGTTTAATGAAGGACATAG CTTCAGACGCCAGTATCAGCCTTTGAGTCTCAACAGGCTGCAGTATCTTATTGATTTGGGTCGAGTTGATCCTACACAACCTATTGATTTAACCCAGCTTGTCAATGGGAGAGGCGTGACCATCCAGCCATCTAAAAGGGATTATGGTGTCCAGCTGGTAGAGGAA GGTGCTGACACCTTTAAGGCTAAAGTGAACATTGAAGTACAGCTGGCTTCGGAGCTGGCCATCGCTGCGATTGAGAAGCATGGGGGTGTTGTCACGACGGCCTTCTACGATCCGCGGAGCCTGG aaattctcTGCAAACCTATTCCGTTCTTTCTCCGGGGACAACCCATCCCCAAGCGAATGCTCCCCCCCGAGGCACTGGTACCCTACTACACTGATGCCAGGAATCGAGGTTACTTAGCGGATCCTGCCCAGTTCCCTGAAGCAAGACTGGAGCTCGCCAGGAAGTACGGATATATTTTACCTGATATCACTAAAGACGAACTCTTCAAAATGCTCAGTACTCGAAAGGATCCAAGACAAATTTTCTTTGGTCTTGCTCCTGGGTGGGTGGTGAATATTGCAGAtaagaaaattttcaaacctaTGGACGAGAATCTCCTCAAATACTACAGCTCCTGA